The proteins below are encoded in one region of Rhododendron vialii isolate Sample 1 chromosome 7a, ASM3025357v1:
- the LOC131333628 gene encoding calvin cycle protein CP12-3, chloroplastic translates to MASFVVASMGSTIALVSKFPMTQFPHGCLRSGDGVIREKRTGLIGVGNITGRNRGKVVVIAKLATGGGEGGGGVAKYEGTQKREKQLTEMIEEKVKEAIEVCLGDERSDECKVAWDEVEEVSQAKADLRLKLLQKQDPLESFCQDNPETDECRIYDA, encoded by the coding sequence ATGGCGTCTTTCGTTGTAGCTTCTATGGGGAGCACTATTGCTCTAGTAAGTAAATTCCCGATGACTCAGTTCCCCCACGGGTGCCTTCGATCCGGCGATGGTGTAATCAGGGAGAAACGAACTGGTTTGATTGGCGTGGGAAATATTACTGGCAGAAATAGGGGGAAGGTGGTGGTGATAGCAAAATTGGCAACagggggaggggaaggagggGGAGGGGTGGCGAAGTACGAAGGGACGCAGAAGAGGGAGAAACAGCTGACGGAGATGATAGAGGAGAAGGTGAAGGAGGCGATTGAGGTTTGCTTGGGAGATGAGAGATCCGATGAGTGCAAGGTTGCGTGGGACGAGGTGGAAGAGGTAAGCCAGGCCAAGGCCGATCTCCGTCTCAAGCTTCTTCAGAAACAAGATCCCCTCGAATCCTTCTGTCAAGATAACCCCGAAACCGACGAGTGCCGCATCTATGACGCTTAA